The following proteins are encoded in a genomic region of Dehalococcoidia bacterium:
- the leuB gene encoding 3-isopropylmalate dehydrogenase, which yields MGTYRIVALPGDGVGPEVMEAGLRVLRAVERRFGHRFLVEEDLVGGACIDRHGVAIRPETLERCRRAQAVLLAAVGGPKWDDPAAPVRPEQGLLALRKGLGLFANLRPVRVYPYLMGASTLRPEVLEGVDMVVVRELTGGIYFGRPQRQWRSRQGRQAVDTLRYSEHEIRRILKVGFELARARRRRLTSVDKANILESSRLWRAIAQEMAREYPDVELRHMLVDACAMHLIRRPADFDVIVTENMFGDILTDEAAMLAGSMGMLPSASLGRQRRDGTGLGLYEPVHGSAPDIAGQDVANPLAMILSVALMLRHSLGLPREAAAVERAVEEVLRAGYRTMDIAHEGSVVVGTQRMGELVASALEER from the coding sequence ATGGGCACCTATCGCATCGTGGCCTTGCCTGGGGACGGGGTGGGCCCAGAAGTCATGGAGGCGGGGCTGCGCGTCCTGCGGGCAGTGGAGCGGCGCTTCGGGCACCGCTTCCTGGTGGAGGAGGACCTGGTAGGTGGCGCCTGCATCGACCGCCACGGGGTGGCCATCCGCCCCGAGACCCTGGAGCGGTGCCGACGGGCGCAGGCGGTGTTGCTGGCGGCGGTAGGCGGCCCCAAGTGGGACGACCCCGCGGCGCCGGTGCGGCCCGAGCAGGGGCTCTTGGCCCTGCGCAAGGGCTTGGGCCTGTTCGCCAACCTGCGGCCGGTGAGGGTCTACCCCTACCTGATGGGCGCCTCCACCCTGCGGCCGGAGGTGCTGGAGGGAGTGGACATGGTGGTGGTGCGGGAGCTGACGGGGGGCATCTATTTTGGACGACCCCAGCGCCAGTGGCGAAGTCGGCAGGGGCGGCAGGCGGTGGACACCCTCCGCTATTCAGAGCATGAGATCAGGCGCATCCTAAAGGTGGGGTTCGAGCTGGCCAGGGCCCGAAGGAGGCGTCTCACCAGCGTGGACAAGGCCAATATCCTGGAATCGTCGCGGCTGTGGCGGGCCATCGCCCAGGAGATGGCCCGCGAGTACCCCGACGTGGAGCTGCGCCACATGTTGGTGGACGCCTGCGCCATGCACCTCATCCGCCGCCCTGCTGACTTTGACGTCATCGTCACCGAGAACATGTTCGGCGACATCCTCACCGACGAGGCGGCAATGCTGGCGGGGAGCATGGGCATGCTCCCGTCCGCCAGCCTGGGCAGGCAGCGCCGCGATGGCACCGGCCTGGGGCTTTATGAGCCGGTCCACGGCTCCGCCCCCGACATCGCTGGGCAGGATGTGGCCAATCCCCTGGCCATGATCCTCTCAGTAGCTCTCATGCTTCGCCATTCCCTGGGGCTGCCTCGGGAGGCGGCGGCGGTGGAGAGAGCGGTGGAGGAGGTGCTACGGGCTGGCTACCGGACCATGGACATCGCTCATGAAGGGAGTGTGGTGGTGGGAACGCAACGTATGGGCGAGCTGGTGGCGTCGGCTCTGGAAGAGAGGTGA
- the cimA gene encoding citramalate synthase — MQVEIYDTTLRDGTQMEGISLSVEDKLKIARKLDELGVHYIEGGWPGSNPKDAEFFVRARSLSLRNAKLAAFGSTRRPGVRAEQDANLRALVDAGTPVVTIVGKAHLRHVTEILETTPEENLSMIADSVRYLRAHGLTVFFDAEHFFDGYFYDPEYALQCLRTAAQAGAECVVLCDTNGGTITSKVYQVVKEVVAQMPVRVGIHAHNGADLAVANSLAAVEAGATHVQGAVNGYGDMCGNANIISIIANLKLKMGIHVVTDEQLKKLTEVSRFVSEVANLPPNPRQPYVGSAAFAHKAGLHAAGVAKAPWSYQHIDPALVGNETRFLVSELSGSHGLLAKLREQGIEIDRQEARRILEQVKLMESKGYQYEGAEASLELLARRQRPGYEPPFELVDFMVVERRHHGPGERDMLSEAMVKVRVGDQVIHTAAEGNGPVNALDAAVRKALVQFYPSLEAVRLVDYKVRIIDPGQGTAASVRVLIESTDGQDSWTTVGASTDIIEASWLALADSLEYWLVKRGADRVS; from the coding sequence ATGCAGGTGGAGATCTACGATACGACGCTGCGTGATGGCACCCAGATGGAGGGCATCTCCCTCTCGGTGGAGGACAAGCTGAAGATCGCCCGCAAGCTGGACGAGCTGGGCGTCCACTACATCGAGGGAGGGTGGCCAGGCTCCAACCCCAAGGACGCCGAGTTCTTCGTGCGCGCCCGCTCTCTGAGCCTGCGCAACGCCAAGCTGGCGGCCTTTGGTTCCACCCGCCGCCCCGGGGTGCGGGCGGAGCAGGACGCCAACCTGCGGGCCCTGGTGGACGCCGGGACGCCGGTGGTCACCATTGTGGGCAAGGCCCATCTGCGGCACGTTACCGAGATCCTGGAGACCACCCCCGAAGAGAACTTGAGCATGATCGCTGATTCGGTGCGATACCTGCGGGCCCACGGCCTCACCGTCTTCTTCGATGCCGAGCACTTCTTCGATGGCTACTTTTATGACCCTGAGTACGCCCTACAGTGTCTGCGCACTGCCGCCCAGGCGGGGGCAGAATGCGTGGTCCTGTGCGATACCAACGGCGGCACCATCACCTCCAAGGTCTATCAGGTGGTGAAGGAGGTGGTGGCCCAGATGCCTGTGCGGGTGGGCATCCACGCTCACAACGGGGCTGACCTGGCGGTGGCCAACTCCCTGGCGGCAGTGGAGGCTGGGGCTACCCACGTGCAAGGGGCGGTCAACGGCTACGGCGACATGTGTGGCAACGCCAATATTATCAGCATCATCGCCAACCTCAAGCTGAAGATGGGCATCCATGTGGTGACGGACGAGCAGCTGAAGAAGCTCACGGAGGTGTCACGCTTCGTCTCAGAGGTGGCCAACTTGCCGCCCAACCCCCGCCAGCCCTATGTGGGTTCGGCAGCCTTCGCTCACAAGGCTGGCCTCCACGCCGCTGGGGTAGCCAAGGCCCCTTGGTCCTACCAGCATATCGACCCTGCCCTGGTGGGCAACGAGACACGCTTCCTCGTCTCTGAGCTGTCAGGGAGCCATGGCCTGTTGGCCAAGCTGCGCGAGCAGGGGATAGAGATAGACCGGCAAGAGGCCCGACGCATCCTGGAGCAGGTCAAGCTCATGGAGAGCAAAGGCTATCAGTACGAGGGGGCGGAGGCCTCCCTAGAGCTGCTGGCCCGGCGACAGCGCCCTGGCTATGAGCCCCCCTTCGAGCTAGTGGACTTCATGGTGGTGGAGCGCCGCCATCACGGCCCCGGGGAGCGGGATATGCTATCGGAGGCCATGGTGAAGGTGCGGGTGGGGGACCAGGTCATCCATACCGCCGCCGAGGGCAACGGCCCCGTCAATGCCTTGGACGCCGCTGTGCGTAAGGCCCTGGTCCAGTTCTACCCCAGCTTGGAGGCTGTACGGCTGGTGGACTACAAGGTGCGCATCATCGACCCTGGCCAGGGCACCGCTGCCTCAGTGCGCGTCCTTATCGAGTCCACCGATGGCCAGGACAGCTGGACCACGGTGGGGGCCTCCACGGACATCATCGAGGCATCATGGTTGGCCTTGGCCGACAGCCTCGAATATTGGCTGGTGAAACGAGGAGCCGACAGGGTTAGTTAA
- a CDS encoding ABC transporter permease: MAQMSAHHLGVRNNFGLADVVTAMGELWRRRELLWHMTIRHLRGQYKQSILGYAWTVVNPLSQMLILTFVFSHLVRIQTPGVPYALFLLMGLLPWNFFAAAISSATGSVAGAASLVTKVYFPREILPIAAILTKVVDLAVGMAILAGLMAYFGHPPAWTSVWVPLLFLIQLVFTVGLALPLAGLNLYFHDVSFLVGVALTLWFYLTPVLYPVDVVPARYEWLFSANPPALFIEAYRRVVLQGISPGTERLLMGLGISVATFLVGYYLFKKMEPGFADSI, from the coding sequence ATGGCCCAAATGTCGGCCCATCATCTGGGAGTTAGGAATAACTTTGGCCTGGCCGATGTGGTGACGGCCATGGGGGAGCTCTGGCGCCGACGGGAGCTCCTCTGGCACATGACCATACGGCATCTGCGAGGCCAATACAAGCAGTCCATCCTCGGGTATGCCTGGACGGTGGTAAACCCCCTGAGCCAGATGCTCATCCTTACCTTCGTCTTCTCCCATTTGGTGCGCATCCAGACGCCAGGGGTCCCTTATGCCCTCTTTCTACTCATGGGGCTTTTGCCCTGGAACTTCTTCGCCGCTGCCATATCCTCGGCCACGGGCAGCGTGGCGGGGGCGGCCAGCCTGGTGACCAAGGTTTACTTCCCGCGGGAGATACTGCCCATAGCGGCCATCCTGACCAAGGTGGTCGATCTGGCGGTGGGGATGGCCATCCTGGCGGGGCTCATGGCCTATTTCGGCCATCCGCCGGCCTGGACTTCGGTGTGGGTGCCCCTGCTGTTCCTTATCCAGCTAGTGTTCACAGTGGGCTTGGCCCTGCCATTGGCGGGGCTAAACCTTTACTTTCACGACGTGAGCTTCCTCGTGGGGGTGGCCCTCACCTTATGGTTTTATCTAACCCCAGTGCTCTATCCTGTGGACGTGGTGCCTGCTCGCTACGAGTGGCTGTTCAGCGCCAACCCCCCCGCCCTGTTCATCGAGGCTTATAGGCGGGTGGTCCTGCAGGGGATAAGCCCGGGCACCGAAAGGCTCCTTATGGGGCTGGGCATCTCGGTGGCCACCTTCCTGGTGGGCTACTATCTTTTTAAGAAGATGGAGCCGGGCTTTGCCGACAGCATCTGA
- a CDS encoding ABC transporter ATP-binding protein, which translates to MPTASEVIRLEGVSKEFRRQKGRTLRELVACLMAGQPFWEPFYALHDVTISVAKGETLGIIGRNGSGKSTILKIIAGVTAPTGGRVYVRGRVSPLIELGAGFHPDLTGRENVFMNASILGMSNAQIRERFQDIVSFAELWDFIDMPVKRYSSGMYVRLGFAVAVHCEPDILLVDEVLAVGDLAFQEKCLQKMREFQERGVTIVLVSHSLDMVQEFCHRVIWLDEGRVRAEGPPEAVIPLYREAVLGHQMAQEAHLQPPFGP; encoded by the coding sequence TTGCCGACAGCATCTGAGGTCATACGTCTCGAGGGCGTCAGCAAAGAGTTCCGGCGCCAGAAGGGCCGGACGCTGCGGGAGCTGGTGGCCTGTCTCATGGCCGGCCAGCCCTTCTGGGAGCCCTTCTACGCCCTGCACGACGTGACCATCTCCGTTGCCAAGGGGGAGACCTTGGGCATCATTGGCCGCAACGGCAGCGGCAAGAGCACCATCCTGAAGATCATCGCCGGGGTTACAGCGCCTACCGGAGGCCGCGTCTATGTGAGGGGTCGGGTCTCGCCCCTCATCGAGCTGGGGGCCGGCTTCCACCCCGACCTGACGGGGCGGGAGAACGTCTTCATGAATGCCTCCATCCTGGGTATGAGCAACGCCCAGATTCGGGAGCGGTTCCAGGACATCGTCTCCTTCGCCGAGCTGTGGGATTTCATCGATATGCCCGTCAAGCGCTACTCCTCGGGCATGTATGTGCGGTTAGGTTTTGCTGTGGCCGTCCACTGCGAGCCGGACATCCTGCTGGTGGACGAAGTGCTAGCGGTGGGGGACCTGGCCTTCCAGGAGAAGTGCCTACAAAAAATGCGGGAGTTCCAAGAGCGGGGGGTGACCATTGTCCTGGTCAGCCATTCCCTGGACATGGTTCAGGAGTTCTGTCACCGCGTCATCTGGTTGGACGAGGGCCGGGTGAGGGCGGAGGGGCCGCCAGAGGCGGTGATCCCCCTCTATAGGGAGGCGGTGCTGGGCCACCAGATGGCCCAGGAAGCGCATCTGCAACCTCCTTTCGGGCCGTAA
- a CDS encoding glycosyltransferase family 2 protein gives MADLPLVAVIVVNWNGLADTESCLRSVLASDYPRLHVLVVDNGSDGDDVAALRRRFGDRIEVVEAGRNLGYAGACNLGMALALARGAEAVLLLNNDATVAPECITELVKAASSLPDAAALCPKIYFSERPNIIQSTGGKVNMWLGRSRQVGRGEVDRGQWDRLQERDYADGACMLITKRALTAVGPLDEEYFAYWEETDWCFRARELGFRCYYVPAARAWHRGSSSFSRSRYWFYYRRGAIMFLRKRARPLQLVTALLYHVLLLAPFYVLRRPWGLGRLLVEGRAILWHLGRRVAKRPLHSTLPR, from the coding sequence ATGGCTGACCTCCCTTTAGTGGCGGTCATAGTGGTCAATTGGAACGGCCTGGCGGACACCGAGTCCTGCCTGCGCTCGGTTTTGGCATCCGACTATCCTCGCCTGCATGTGCTAGTGGTGGACAACGGTTCGGACGGTGACGATGTCGCTGCCCTACGTCGCCGCTTCGGCGACAGGATAGAGGTGGTGGAGGCGGGACGCAACTTGGGATATGCCGGGGCATGCAATCTGGGGATGGCGCTGGCCCTGGCCCGCGGGGCGGAGGCGGTGCTGCTTCTCAACAATGATGCCACAGTAGCGCCCGAGTGCATTACTGAGCTTGTGAAAGCGGCCTCCTCCCTGCCCGATGCCGCTGCCCTTTGCCCCAAGATCTACTTTTCCGAAAGGCCGAACATCATCCAGTCCACCGGGGGAAAGGTCAATATGTGGCTAGGTAGGTCCCGCCAGGTGGGCAGGGGGGAGGTGGACAGAGGCCAGTGGGACCGATTGCAGGAGCGGGACTATGCCGATGGGGCGTGCATGCTCATCACCAAGAGGGCCCTTACAGCGGTAGGACCCCTGGACGAGGAGTACTTCGCCTATTGGGAGGAGACGGACTGGTGCTTTCGGGCGCGGGAGCTGGGCTTCCGTTGCTATTATGTGCCCGCAGCGCGGGCCTGGCACCGGGGCAGCTCTTCCTTTTCCCGCTCTCGCTACTGGTTCTACTATCGGCGGGGGGCCATTATGTTCTTGCGCAAACGGGCGCGTCCCCTCCAATTGGTCACCGCCCTCCTATACCATGTGCTGTTGCTGGCGCCCTTCTATGTACTGCGGCGCCCCTGGGGGCTGGGGCGGCTGCTAGTGGAGGGGCGGGCTATCCTCTGGCACTTAGGACGTCGGGTGGCGAAAAGGCCCCTCCACTCCACCCTCCCTAGATAA
- a CDS encoding glycosyltransferase → MSIRVLIISPGDVGQRMSAPGIRAFHMAQALAQALPHARITLAAPKVDTRLQGFPEKVKPYPYGERPLLWAAQDADVVVANFLPVRLASLCAHKLVVVDLFAQYFAEWMEVTVHQEQGLTRDLVWLERRAYIAFQLAVADLVLCANERQRLSYLGALRALGLRRPVAVAPHGLRPQAPQKRRQVVKGVYPGIRPTDKLLIWNGGTTDWYDPDTFLLALHHLAQERDDIKALFLGATYPNVPALGWGRRFRSAIDTAKELGLYGSTVFFEFGWVPYDDVPDYLLEADAGVCAYSDHLETYYSFRTRFMDLLWAGVPIICTKGDTLAKMIEQEGLGLAVPPGDPIAMAHAIRSLLDDQEGQERIRKRIQQVRQRLTWEQAMTPLIDFCRIARPPARPRHGRLWGEVFPWALNYLATRALREVTQGEAPWLARAPQRVASRLARILRKGL, encoded by the coding sequence ATGTCCATACGCGTCCTCATCATCAGCCCTGGCGATGTAGGCCAGCGTATGTCTGCCCCTGGCATAAGGGCCTTCCACATGGCTCAGGCCCTAGCCCAGGCCCTCCCTCATGCCCGTATCACTTTGGCCGCCCCCAAGGTGGACACGCGCCTGCAGGGTTTCCCAGAGAAGGTGAAGCCTTACCCTTATGGGGAGCGCCCTCTGCTGTGGGCGGCCCAGGACGCAGACGTCGTGGTGGCCAACTTCCTCCCAGTGCGTCTTGCATCCCTTTGCGCGCACAAGCTGGTGGTGGTGGATCTCTTCGCCCAGTACTTCGCCGAGTGGATGGAGGTGACGGTGCACCAGGAGCAAGGCCTAACGCGTGACCTGGTATGGCTGGAGCGGCGGGCCTATATCGCCTTTCAGTTGGCCGTGGCCGACCTGGTCCTTTGTGCCAACGAGCGTCAGCGCCTCAGCTATCTGGGAGCGCTGAGGGCCTTAGGGTTGAGACGCCCCGTGGCGGTAGCCCCCCATGGCCTCCGCCCCCAGGCCCCCCAGAAGCGCCGCCAAGTGGTCAAGGGCGTCTACCCTGGTATCCGCCCCACCGATAAGCTCCTCATTTGGAACGGGGGCACTACCGACTGGTACGATCCCGACACCTTTCTGCTGGCCCTCCACCACCTGGCGCAGGAAAGGGACGATATCAAGGCCCTGTTTCTTGGGGCCACCTATCCCAACGTGCCTGCCCTGGGCTGGGGCCGTCGCTTCCGCTCCGCCATCGACACGGCCAAAGAGCTGGGGCTCTACGGCTCCACCGTCTTCTTCGAGTTCGGATGGGTCCCCTATGACGATGTGCCGGACTACCTCCTGGAGGCGGATGCTGGCGTCTGCGCATATAGCGACCATCTGGAGACCTACTACTCCTTTCGCACCCGTTTCATGGACCTGCTGTGGGCGGGCGTCCCCATTATCTGCACCAAGGGGGACACCCTTGCCAAGATGATCGAGCAAGAGGGGTTGGGGCTTGCCGTCCCTCCAGGCGATCCGATAGCTATGGCCCACGCCATTCGCTCCCTGTTGGATGACCAGGAGGGCCAGGAGCGCATCCGGAAGCGCATCCAGCAGGTGCGCCAGCGGCTCACCTGGGAGCAAGCCATGACACCCCTCATCGATTTTTGCCGCATCGCTCGCCCCCCAGCCCGTCCGCGCCACGGCCGCCTTTGGGGAGAGGTATTCCCCTGGGCCCTCAACTATCTGGCCACCCGCGCCCTGCGAGAGGTGACTCAGGGAGAGGCCCCTTGGTTAGCCAGGGCCCCACAGAGGGTCGCCTCGCGCCTAGCCCGCATCCTGAGGAAAGGTCTATGA
- a CDS encoding 4Fe-4S binding protein, whose protein sequence is MFVIPERCKECLFCIEFCPRQVLVKSPHINSKGYHYPMVAPGKENDCVHCQFCSLVCPEMAIYTEEVGA, encoded by the coding sequence GTGTTCGTTATACCGGAACGCTGCAAGGAGTGTTTATTCTGCATCGAGTTCTGCCCTAGACAGGTGTTGGTAAAGTCGCCCCATATCAACAGCAAGGGTTACCACTATCCCATGGTGGCACCTGGTAAGGAGAACGACTGCGTCCACTGCCAGTTCTGCTCCCTGGTATGCCCTGAGATGGCCATCTACACCGAGGAGGTGGGGGCGTGA
- a CDS encoding 2-oxoacid:acceptor oxidoreductase subunit alpha: MSGDHAIAEGALAAGCSFFAGYPITPSTEIAERLATRLPEVGGMYIQMEDELGSMAAILGAAWGGARAMTATSGPGFTLMMENIGLAAMTETPCVVVNVMRGAPSTGLPTLVGQGDVMQARFGSHGDYELVAYCPSSCQEAFDLTVLAFNTADLYRIPVIILADEVVGHLTEKVVIPPPEQIPRVERKAPPSGPSPHLRLYEPDDDLIPPMPPVGEGYRVHVTGLTHDERGYPATQAEAHERLVKRLCEKIRRHARAIVRYEEVLTEDAEVVLVAYGCTARSAYRAIQLARERGIQVGLFRPITLWPFPEERMAQLAQKAEVVVAELNMGQMAREVERVIHKPVVRVNHPGGTILRPELILEGIMEAAS, translated from the coding sequence ATGTCCGGCGATCACGCTATTGCCGAGGGTGCCCTGGCTGCTGGCTGTAGCTTCTTTGCTGGCTATCCCATCACCCCCTCCACGGAGATAGCGGAGCGGCTGGCCACGCGATTGCCAGAGGTGGGGGGCATGTACATCCAGATGGAGGATGAGCTGGGCAGCATGGCGGCCATCCTGGGGGCAGCCTGGGGCGGGGCGCGGGCCATGACTGCCACCTCCGGCCCCGGCTTCACCCTCATGATGGAGAACATCGGCCTGGCAGCGATGACGGAGACCCCCTGCGTTGTGGTAAACGTCATGCGGGGAGCCCCCTCCACCGGTCTCCCCACCCTGGTGGGCCAAGGCGATGTCATGCAGGCCCGCTTTGGCTCCCATGGTGATTACGAGCTGGTGGCTTATTGTCCTTCCTCCTGCCAGGAGGCCTTCGACCTCACAGTCCTGGCTTTCAACACCGCCGACCTCTACCGTATCCCTGTCATCATCTTGGCCGACGAGGTGGTGGGGCACCTTACGGAGAAGGTGGTCATCCCCCCGCCGGAGCAGATCCCGCGTGTGGAGCGTAAGGCCCCACCCAGCGGGCCTAGTCCTCACCTACGCCTATATGAGCCGGATGATGACCTCATCCCTCCCATGCCTCCGGTGGGAGAGGGATATCGCGTTCACGTCACCGGCTTGACCCACGACGAGCGGGGCTACCCAGCAACCCAGGCCGAGGCCCATGAGCGGCTGGTCAAGCGCTTATGCGAGAAGATCCGCAGACACGCTCGGGCCATTGTCCGGTACGAGGAGGTACTCACTGAAGATGCGGAGGTGGTGCTGGTGGCCTATGGCTGCACAGCCCGCTCCGCTTACCGCGCCATCCAGCTAGCGCGGGAGAGGGGGATCCAGGTTGGGCTTTTCAGGCCTATCACCCTTTGGCCTTTCCCTGAGGAGAGGATGGCCCAGTTGGCCCAGAAGGCGGAGGTGGTGGTGGCCGAGCTGAACATGGGCCAGATGGCCCGGGAGGTGGAAAGGGTTATCCATAAGCCTGTGGTGCGAGTTAACCACCCTGGAGGCACCATCTTGCGCCCGGAGCTCATCCTGGAAGGCATCATGGAGGCTGCGTCGTGA
- a CDS encoding thiamine pyrophosphate-dependent enzyme, which translates to MNESRVATQPEAPPLSLPSLGEVIATHHPLNSYIRVDRFPHIWCPGCGLGIVLTAFVRAMLASGIPPEKHVCVSGIGCTGRIAGYLNLDSFHTTHGRAIPFATGLHLVRPDLEVTVISGDGDLFAIGGNHFIHAARRNLDINVICVNNFNYGMTGGQLGPTTPLGAFSTTSPHGNYEPPFNLPLLAAAAGAVFVARWTVLHARQLERAILRAMKKRGFAFIEVLSPCPVGFGKVNDVGEGVDEMWLYRRQCIVRHDAPLEELEIRLEKGQPIILGNFVDRERPVYSPLGREEDVPGD; encoded by the coding sequence GTGAACGAGAGCAGAGTAGCCACCCAACCTGAGGCGCCTCCCCTGTCCTTGCCATCCCTGGGGGAGGTCATCGCTACCCATCACCCCCTCAACAGTTATATTCGGGTGGACCGCTTTCCCCACATATGGTGTCCTGGGTGCGGGCTGGGCATTGTCCTTACGGCCTTTGTGCGGGCCATGCTGGCCTCGGGCATACCACCTGAGAAGCACGTATGCGTCTCCGGCATCGGCTGCACGGGGCGTATAGCTGGCTATCTGAACCTGGACAGCTTTCACACTACTCACGGCCGGGCTATCCCTTTCGCTACTGGCCTTCATCTGGTGCGCCCAGACCTAGAGGTGACAGTCATAAGCGGCGATGGCGACCTTTTCGCCATAGGGGGCAACCATTTCATCCACGCTGCCCGCCGCAACTTGGACATCAATGTCATCTGTGTCAACAACTTCAATTATGGTATGACGGGGGGGCAGTTGGGCCCCACCACCCCCTTGGGGGCCTTCTCCACCACCAGCCCTCACGGCAACTATGAGCCCCCCTTCAACCTTCCCCTGCTAGCGGCGGCAGCCGGGGCGGTGTTCGTGGCCCGCTGGACGGTGCTACATGCCCGTCAGCTGGAGCGCGCCATCCTACGGGCCATGAAGAAGAGGGGATTCGCCTTCATCGAGGTCCTCTCCCCCTGCCCCGTGGGGTTCGGCAAGGTCAACGACGTGGGGGAGGGCGTGGATGAGATGTGGCTCTACCGGCGGCAGTGCATCGTCCGCCACGATGCGCCCCTGGAGGAGCTGGAGATCCGCCTCGAAAAGGGGCAGCCCATCATCCTGGGCAACTTCGTGGATAGGGAGCGCCCCGTTTATAGCCCCCTGGGGAGGGAAGAGGATGTACCAGGAGATTAG
- a CDS encoding 2-oxoacid:acceptor oxidoreductase family protein: protein MYQEIRLAGFGGQGIVLAGYLLGKAAAVYDGKNAVLTQSYGPEARGGACTAELIISDEEIYYPLVSRPHVLVLMSQEAFHKYGPSVREEGVVIRDSDLVQTNTQGERIYRVPFTRLAEGLGSRMVANVVMLGFLVAVTGLVTPQAMEEAIRTSVRERFVSLNLKAFHRGLAYPREGVVA, encoded by the coding sequence ATGTACCAGGAGATTAGGCTGGCCGGGTTTGGAGGCCAGGGCATCGTCTTGGCCGGCTATCTGCTGGGGAAGGCAGCTGCCGTTTATGATGGCAAGAATGCTGTCCTCACCCAGTCGTATGGACCAGAGGCACGTGGTGGGGCCTGCACGGCCGAGCTCATTATCAGCGACGAGGAGATCTATTACCCCCTCGTGTCACGGCCCCATGTACTGGTGCTCATGTCCCAGGAGGCCTTCCATAAGTACGGGCCCTCAGTGCGGGAGGAGGGGGTGGTCATCCGCGATAGCGACCTGGTCCAGACCAACACCCAGGGAGAGCGCATCTACCGTGTGCCCTTTACCCGCCTGGCCGAGGGGCTGGGATCCCGCATGGTGGCCAACGTGGTGATGCTAGGCTTCCTGGTGGCGGTGACAGGGTTGGTGACCCCTCAGGCCATGGAAGAGGCCATCCGTACCTCGGTGAGAGAGCGGTTCGTCTCTCTTAACTTGAAAGCCTTTCATAGGGGCTTGGCTTATCCCCGGGAGGGGGTGGTGGCGTGA